One segment of Nocardia farcinica DNA contains the following:
- a CDS encoding acyl-ACP desaturase, with protein sequence MQTLLTDRELLDSLADEVELNLHRHVAAADEWQPHDYVPWDDGRNFAFLGGEDWDPAQSSLGEVTALALTVSVLIADNLPSYHRELGKYLRKGPWWRWVGRWTAEENRHEILIRNYLMVTRAVDPVDLERARMAHMTAGFRRPPLHLLDVLANAAFEEKASAVRHHTIAAMDENPMVTAIAERIAADDELQSVFFAELVSAAFALVPDQTMRAVADRVAAFEVPRVDLPDGRSSDAVLAEAGIYDRAAENEKVFAPLLRTWNVFGRTDLGDAGEQARAELEHLRVLAS encoded by the coding sequence GTGCAAACACTCTTGACCGATCGCGAGTTGTTGGATTCGCTCGCCGACGAGGTGGAACTGAATCTGCATCGTCATGTCGCCGCCGCCGACGAGTGGCAGCCGCACGACTACGTGCCCTGGGACGACGGACGGAATTTCGCGTTCCTCGGCGGTGAGGACTGGGATCCGGCCCAGTCCTCGCTGGGCGAGGTCACCGCGCTCGCGCTCACGGTGAGCGTGCTGATCGCCGACAACCTACCCTCCTACCATCGCGAACTCGGCAAGTACCTGCGCAAGGGCCCGTGGTGGCGCTGGGTGGGCCGCTGGACCGCCGAGGAGAACCGGCACGAGATACTCATCCGCAACTACCTGATGGTGACCAGGGCGGTGGACCCGGTCGATCTGGAACGTGCCCGGATGGCGCACATGACCGCGGGCTTCCGCCGTCCGCCGCTGCACCTGCTCGACGTGCTGGCCAACGCGGCGTTCGAGGAGAAGGCCTCGGCGGTGCGGCACCACACGATCGCCGCGATGGACGAGAACCCGATGGTCACCGCGATCGCCGAGCGCATCGCCGCCGACGACGAGCTGCAGTCGGTGTTCTTCGCCGAACTGGTCTCGGCGGCCTTCGCACTCGTCCCCGATCAGACCATGCGGGCGGTCGCCGACCGGGTCGCGGCGTTCGAGGTGCCGCGGGTCGACCTGCCCGACGGCCGGTCCAGTGACGCGGTGCTGGCCGAGGCGGGCATCTACGACCGCGCGGCCGAGAACGAGAAGGTGTTCGCGCCGCTGCTGCGCACCTGGAACGTCTTCGGGCGCACGGATCTCGGCGATGCGGGCGAGCAGGCTCGCGCCGAACTCGAGCACCTGCGGGTCCTCGCCTCCTGA
- a CDS encoding LGFP repeat-containing protein → MHHHARRSAGFIAALAAGTLIVAGCTDDSDNDNAAATATTGPMATMTTTAGADETTTGAEGGTTTGTAGATTSPGGEDSEAGEQTRMATPDGTEVTVSGDIYDKYMAVGGPSSPLGAPLQAEEAGPNGGKYQDFVGGTIYEPAEGEPHIVWGEIRKAWEANGGANGELGYPTSDETDIPGGKQSTFTGGTITWVNGQTNVTIR, encoded by the coding sequence ATGCACCACCACGCTCGACGTTCGGCTGGATTCATCGCGGCATTGGCGGCAGGCACGCTCATCGTGGCGGGCTGCACCGACGACAGCGACAACGACAACGCGGCGGCCACCGCCACCACCGGTCCGATGGCGACCATGACCACCACCGCGGGCGCGGACGAGACGACCACCGGGGCCGAGGGTGGCACGACCACCGGCACCGCGGGCGCCACGACCTCCCCGGGCGGCGAGGACTCCGAGGCGGGTGAGCAGACCAGGATGGCCACGCCCGACGGCACCGAGGTCACCGTCTCGGGCGACATCTACGACAAGTACATGGCGGTGGGCGGGCCGAGCAGCCCGCTGGGCGCACCGTTGCAGGCCGAGGAGGCCGGCCCCAACGGCGGGAAGTACCAGGACTTCGTCGGCGGCACCATCTACGAGCCCGCCGAAGGTGAGCCGCACATCGTGTGGGGCGAGATCCGCAAGGCGTGGGAGGCCAACGGCGGCGCGAACGGCGAACTCGGCTACCCCACCTCCGACGAGACCGACATCCCCGGCGGCAAGCAGAGCACCTTCACCGGCGGCACCATCACCTGGGTGAACGGGCAGACCAACGTCACCATACGGTAG
- a CDS encoding PhoH family protein: MDTSVLLSDPWAFTRFGEHHVVLPLVVISELEGKRHHHELGWFAREALRNLDDLRLLHGRLDQQVPIGTEGGTLQVELNHTDPSVLPVGFRTETNDSRILACALNLAAEGRRVVMVSKDIPLRVKAGAVGLHADGYHAQDVVTSGWSGMVELDVASSQIDQLYAESVIDLDAARELPCHTGIRLLGGSSSALGRVTPDKRVQLVREREAFGLHGRSAEQRIALDLLLDESVGIVSLGGKAGTGKSALALTAGLEAVLERRTQRKVVVFRPLYAVGGQELGYLPGSESEKMGPWAQAVFDTLDGLASPEVMEEVLSRDMLEVLPLTHIRGRSLHDSFVIVDEAQSLERNVLLTVLSRLGSGSRVVLTHDVAQRDNLRVGRHDGVAAVIEKLKGHPLFAHITLTRSERSPIAALVTEMLEEYGPNA, encoded by the coding sequence ATCGACACCTCGGTCCTGCTCTCCGACCCGTGGGCCTTCACCCGGTTCGGCGAACACCACGTGGTGCTCCCGCTCGTCGTGATCAGCGAGCTCGAAGGCAAACGGCATCACCACGAACTGGGCTGGTTCGCCCGGGAAGCCTTGCGCAACCTGGACGATCTGCGTCTGCTGCACGGTCGCCTCGACCAGCAGGTGCCGATCGGGACCGAGGGCGGAACGTTGCAGGTGGAACTCAATCACACCGATCCGTCGGTCCTTCCGGTCGGCTTCCGCACCGAGACCAACGACTCCCGCATCCTGGCCTGCGCGCTGAACCTGGCCGCGGAGGGACGCCGGGTCGTCATGGTGTCCAAGGACATTCCGCTGCGCGTCAAGGCCGGCGCGGTCGGCCTGCACGCCGACGGGTACCACGCCCAGGACGTGGTGACCTCCGGCTGGTCGGGCATGGTGGAGCTGGATGTGGCGTCGAGCCAGATCGACCAGCTCTACGCCGAGTCCGTCATCGACCTGGACGCGGCCCGGGAACTGCCCTGCCACACCGGGATTCGGCTGCTCGGCGGCAGTTCGAGCGCGCTCGGCCGGGTGACGCCGGACAAGCGGGTGCAGCTGGTGCGCGAACGCGAAGCCTTCGGGTTGCACGGCCGTTCCGCCGAGCAGCGCATCGCGCTCGATCTGCTGTTGGACGAGAGCGTCGGCATCGTGTCCCTCGGCGGCAAGGCGGGCACCGGCAAGTCCGCGCTCGCGCTCACCGCGGGGCTGGAGGCGGTGCTGGAGCGGCGCACCCAGCGCAAGGTGGTCGTCTTCCGGCCGCTCTACGCGGTGGGCGGGCAGGAGCTGGGCTATCTGCCCGGCAGCGAGAGCGAGAAGATGGGCCCGTGGGCGCAGGCGGTGTTCGACACCCTCGACGGCCTGGCCTCCCCCGAGGTGATGGAGGAGGTGCTCAGCCGCGACATGCTGGAAGTGTTGCCGCTGACCCACATCCGCGGCCGCTCGCTGCACGACTCGTTCGTGATCGTCGACGAGGCGCAGTCGCTGGAGCGCAACGTGCTGCTCACGGTGCTGAGCCGGCTGGGGTCGGGCTCGCGGGTGGTGCTCACCCACGACGTCGCCCAGCGCGACAACCTGCGGGTCGGCAGGCACGACGGTGTCGCCGCGGTGATCGAAAAGCTCAAGGGGCACCCGCTTTTCGCGCACATCACGCTCACCCGCAGCGAGCGGTCGCCGATCGCGGCGCTGGTCACGGAAATGCTCGAGGAATACGGGCCGAACGCCTGA